A region from the Deinococcus fonticola genome encodes:
- the recA gene encoding recombinase RecA, which translates to MSKDNPKDVTAPTDAKERLKAIDTAMSQIEKQFGKGSIMRLGAESKLDVQVVSTGSLSLDLALGVGGIPRGRITEIYGPESGGKTTLALAIVAQAQKAGGTCAFIDAEHALDPVYARALGVNTDELLVSQPDNGEQALEIMELLVRSGAIDVVVVDSVAALTPRAEIEGDMGDSLPGLQARLMSQALRKLTAILSKTGTAAIFINQVREKIGVMYGNPETTTGGRALKFYASVRLDVRKIGQPVKSGNDAIANTVKVKTVKNKVAAPFKEVELTLVYGKGFDQLSDLVGLASDMDIIKKAGSFYSYGDERIGQGKEKAIGYIAERPEMEEEIRQKVMVAIRGGNAPELETKPMEAAE; encoded by the coding sequence ATGAGCAAAGACAACCCCAAAGACGTGACCGCCCCCACCGACGCCAAGGAACGCCTCAAGGCCATCGACACGGCCATGAGCCAGATCGAAAAGCAGTTCGGCAAGGGCAGCATCATGCGCCTCGGCGCCGAAAGCAAACTGGACGTGCAGGTCGTCTCCACCGGCAGCCTTTCGCTTGACCTGGCGCTGGGCGTGGGCGGCATTCCCCGTGGCCGCATCACCGAAATCTACGGCCCGGAATCCGGCGGCAAGACCACCCTGGCCCTCGCCATCGTCGCCCAGGCCCAGAAAGCTGGCGGCACCTGCGCCTTCATCGACGCCGAACACGCCCTCGACCCCGTGTACGCCCGCGCCCTGGGCGTGAACACCGACGAACTCCTCGTCTCGCAGCCCGACAACGGCGAGCAGGCCCTGGAAATCATGGAACTGCTGGTGCGCAGCGGCGCCATCGATGTCGTGGTCGTCGACTCCGTGGCCGCCCTCACCCCCCGCGCCGAAATCGAAGGCGACATGGGCGACAGCCTCCCCGGCCTGCAAGCCCGCCTGATGAGCCAGGCGCTGCGCAAGCTGACGGCCATTCTGAGCAAGACGGGCACCGCCGCTATTTTCATCAACCAGGTGCGCGAGAAGATCGGCGTGATGTACGGCAACCCCGAAACCACCACCGGGGGCCGCGCCCTCAAGTTCTACGCCAGCGTCAGGTTGGACGTGCGCAAGATCGGGCAACCCGTCAAGTCGGGCAACGACGCCATTGCCAACACCGTGAAGGTCAAGACCGTGAAGAACAAGGTCGCCGCCCCCTTCAAGGAAGTCGAGTTGACCCTCGTATACGGCAAGGGCTTCGACCAGCTCAGCGATCTGGTGGGCCTCGCCAGTGACATGGACATCATCAAGAAAGCCGGCAGCTTCTACAGTTACGGCGACGAACGCATCGGCCAGGGCAAAGAAAAAGCCATTGGTTACATTGCCGAGCGCCCCGAAATGGAAGAAGAAATCCGCCAGAAAGTCATGGTGGCAATCCGTGGAGGCAACGCCCCCGAACTGGAAACCAAGCCGATGGAAGCTGCCGAGTAA
- a CDS encoding M20 family metallopeptidase produces the protein MSTTDFLRDLIRIHSLSGKEGPLAQRVLQEWRSLGFSEAFTDGAGNALGVVRGQEPGPGWLLVTHLDHVHEGDASLWEFPPFEAVLDGDTVHGRGAVDIKGPLAAQTYALGRLLARGVRPRRDVWVAAFTDEEIGGTGADFFVKNAPAEFGGVIVGEPSSSGLMLGHRGVASVRVKFRGRAHHASLALQDENPVFAAAEFIRRVRAHEFPEHPITGRTTLTVTQMFTDSGSENLTPNTVEVVLSWRFNEEDDVNRRTLAGLLEGLPAEAELTPLWSRSNTPGFQTPPTDPLAGLVERYAGRLKAGSGVWKFATDGRYTAAAGWPTVGWGPGDEGLAHTTRERVSVRELEAYADTLAELLEREVPPEC, from the coding sequence ATGTCCACAACTGATTTCCTGCGTGACCTGATTCGTATTCATTCGCTGTCCGGGAAGGAGGGGCCGCTGGCGCAGCGGGTGCTTCAGGAGTGGCGTTCGCTGGGGTTCAGTGAGGCGTTCACGGACGGCGCGGGGAATGCGCTGGGCGTGGTGCGCGGGCAGGAGCCGGGGCCGGGGTGGCTGCTGGTCACCCACCTGGATCACGTGCATGAGGGGGACGCCAGCCTGTGGGAGTTTCCGCCGTTTGAGGCAGTGCTGGACGGCGACACGGTGCATGGGCGCGGCGCGGTGGACATCAAGGGGCCGCTGGCGGCGCAGACGTACGCGCTGGGGCGCTTGCTGGCGCGTGGCGTGCGGCCCCGCCGGGACGTGTGGGTGGCAGCGTTTACCGACGAGGAAATTGGCGGCACAGGCGCGGACTTCTTCGTGAAGAACGCCCCGGCAGAGTTCGGCGGAGTGATCGTGGGCGAACCGTCGAGCAGTGGGCTGATGCTGGGGCACCGGGGCGTGGCCAGCGTGCGCGTGAAATTCCGGGGCCGGGCGCACCACGCCAGCCTGGCCCTGCAGGACGAGAACCCGGTGTTCGCGGCGGCCGAGTTTATCCGGCGCGTACGGGCACACGAGTTCCCCGAGCACCCCATCACGGGCCGCACCACCCTGACGGTCACGCAGATGTTCACGGATTCCGGCAGCGAGAACCTCACGCCGAACACCGTAGAGGTCGTCCTGAGCTGGCGCTTCAACGAGGAGGACGACGTGAACCGCCGCACGCTGGCCGGGTTGCTGGAAGGCCTGCCCGCCGAGGCCGAGCTGACGCCGCTGTGGAGCCGCTCGAACACGCCGGGCTTTCAGACGCCGCCGACCGATCCGCTGGCGGGGCTGGTGGAGCGCTACGCGGGCCGCCTGAAAGCGGGCTCGGGCGTGTGGAAATTCGCCACCGACGGGCGCTACACGGCGGCGGCGGGCTGGCCCACGGTGGGCTGGGGGCCGGGTGACGAAGGGCTGGCCCACACCACCCGCGAGCGCGTGAGCGTGCGCGAACTGGAAGCGTACGCGGACACGCTGGCCGAACTGCTGGAACGCGAAGTGCCGCCGGAATGCTGA
- a CDS encoding E3 binding domain-containing protein yields MERIAPLAKILAEANGIEWETLHGTGPGGQIVEQDILDYLTRVMSGEAEPPSTPVDAPPPDWDGNDVPGAGMFDAAALSKAGVESDIAEFVSQGRPAGPQIPGTATPALETSDFELDDQELVPAPAPAAVQNTAQNAAPLGETSGSMISAPAAPAATVGGLGSLLSRLYHKEEPAPTTKPVAAAATPTAPSVPSMEVAPPAPVAAPEPAQAALEPQVADVPTDVVEPVPARAPEAPRVEAAAFEAPIAEPAAAQAFTTQTPAVAAPAPEPQVAEPQRPAEPARMPEPVTEAVAPVAPAAASAPVPTAPVSTAPVSTAPVYSGPTSEVPRDAVWFGTYLRRSADLGTLQGLQAQLGEALERDVPLALMVARAAQRHLHLLGLQSVAMQNIDANQALEVGAGQSSGIRDALSAMDSHHDGTPDLLVVDAGSMGLDDLHYPHTLTLSVGRVQDGQASLSLQGDVDTGKAAQFLAKVADTLEKPVILLV; encoded by the coding sequence ATGGAACGCATTGCGCCCCTGGCGAAGATTCTTGCGGAAGCGAACGGCATCGAATGGGAAACCCTGCACGGCACCGGCCCCGGCGGTCAGATCGTCGAGCAGGACATCCTGGATTACCTGACCCGTGTCATGAGCGGGGAGGCCGAGCCACCGTCCACCCCCGTGGATGCCCCCCCGCCCGATTGGGACGGCAACGACGTGCCCGGCGCGGGCATGTTCGACGCGGCGGCCCTCAGCAAGGCCGGCGTGGAAAGCGACATTGCCGAATTCGTGTCGCAGGGCCGCCCGGCCGGCCCGCAGATTCCCGGCACCGCGACCCCGGCCCTGGAAACCAGTGACTTCGAACTGGACGACCAGGAACTGGTTCCCGCCCCCGCACCGGCGGCCGTTCAGAACACCGCTCAGAACGCCGCCCCACTGGGGGAGACCTCGGGCAGCATGATCTCGGCCCCCGCCGCGCCCGCCGCAACGGTCGGTGGCCTGGGCAGCCTGCTGTCGCGCCTGTACCATAAGGAAGAACCCGCTCCCACGACCAAGCCGGTGGCCGCGGCCGCCACCCCCACTGCGCCCAGCGTGCCCAGCATGGAAGTCGCGCCCCCTGCCCCGGTCGCCGCGCCCGAACCTGCCCAGGCCGCCCTGGAACCTCAGGTGGCAGACGTGCCCACCGACGTGGTGGAACCCGTGCCTGCCAGGGCGCCCGAAGCGCCCCGGGTTGAAGCGGCTGCTTTCGAGGCGCCCATTGCTGAGCCGGCTGCTGCCCAGGCATTTACTACCCAGACGCCTGCCGTGGCCGCCCCGGCCCCGGAACCCCAGGTGGCGGAACCCCAGAGGCCTGCCGAGCCCGCCCGCATGCCCGAACCCGTCACGGAAGCCGTTGCGCCGGTGGCTCCCGCTGCGGCCAGCGCCCCGGTTCCCACGGCTCCAGTGTCTACCGCGCCTGTGTCCACCGCGCCTGTGTACAGCGGCCCCACCAGCGAAGTGCCGCGTGACGCCGTATGGTTCGGCACGTACCTGCGCCGCAGTGCCGACCTGGGCACGCTGCAAGGGCTGCAAGCCCAGCTCGGCGAAGCCCTGGAGCGCGACGTGCCGCTGGCCCTGATGGTGGCCCGCGCCGCACAGCGCCACCTGCACCTGCTGGGCCTTCAGAGTGTCGCCATGCAGAACATCGACGCCAACCAGGCCCTCGAGGTCGGCGCAGGCCAGAGCAGCGGCATTCGTGACGCCCTGAGTGCCATGGACAGCCACCACGACGGCACGCCCGACCTGCTGGTCGTGGACGCCGGCAGCATGGGTCTGGACGACCTGCACTACCCGCACACCCTGACCCTCAGCGTGGGCCGCGTGCAGGACGGTCAGGCCAGCCTGAGCCTGCAAGGCGACGTGGACACCGGCAAGGCCGCCCAGTTCCTGGCGAAAGTCGCGGACACCCTGGAAAAACCCGTCATTCTGCTGGTCTAA
- a CDS encoding metallophosphoesterase family protein, with protein MGDVRLLLLSDIHANNVALQAVLLDAEKRKYDQVLHLGDAVGYGPHPREVLETLREYDAVCIMGNHDQMMLELDSGERAYKESVVSAALKYQLGRLTERDLKWMRTWRDGIDDPDVGARYRHGTPTSLDDYMDSVTAAREAFQQWQGRICFVGHTHQPAVYATLNAPVGEWIKEQKLSDGGTYMIPPAARVILNPGSVGQPRDGNPAASYSIFDTGRHSFEIFRVPYDIGRTQDAIMEAGLPQVLAARLAIGK; from the coding sequence ATGGGTGACGTGCGGCTGCTGCTGCTTTCCGACATTCACGCCAACAACGTCGCGTTGCAGGCCGTCTTGCTGGACGCTGAGAAACGCAAGTACGACCAGGTCTTGCACCTCGGGGACGCCGTGGGGTACGGCCCGCACCCGCGTGAAGTGCTGGAAACCCTGCGCGAGTACGACGCGGTGTGCATCATGGGCAACCACGACCAGATGATGCTGGAATTGGACAGCGGCGAGCGCGCGTACAAGGAAAGTGTGGTGTCGGCCGCCCTGAAGTACCAGCTCGGGCGCCTGACCGAACGCGACCTGAAATGGATGCGCACCTGGCGCGACGGCATCGATGACCCGGATGTCGGGGCACGTTACCGCCACGGCACCCCCACCAGCCTCGACGATTACATGGACTCGGTGACCGCCGCCCGCGAGGCCTTTCAGCAGTGGCAAGGCCGCATCTGCTTTGTCGGGCACACCCACCAGCCCGCCGTGTACGCCACCCTGAACGCCCCGGTGGGCGAGTGGATCAAGGAACAGAAACTCAGCGACGGCGGCACGTACATGATCCCGCCCGCTGCCCGCGTGATCCTGAACCCCGGCAGCGTCGGCCAGCCGCGCGACGGCAACCCCGCCGCCAGTTACTCCATCTTCGACACGGGCCGCCACAGTTTTGAGATTTTTCGGGTGCCCTACGACATAGGCCGCACCCAGGACGCGATCATGGAGGCTGGATTGCCACAGGTGCTGGCGGCCCGCCTGGCGATCGGAAAATGA
- a CDS encoding DNA polymerase III subunit delta', producing MTLHGPLLEQAGQFGGNALLLTGPARVGKLAAAWGMAAAQNCTGVRGMYGEACGACPSCQALAAGAHPDILLVEPRATTTTGKAARRKLIPIGAILEGRDKNRDYDVHVYEFLEVRPTFQRRVVIVNGAEFLGQEAANALLKLVEEPPHRALFVLVAEDLRAVLPTIVSRSARLNVAPVPDQEVARALVRSGLDADQELIAFAAGRAGVLDAAETVKAALGDAKLLDDALDTGLLTTLETAEGLEKRWDAAWHPEALRFVWRERPAHQRARADTALSALQEALEAYASPSLSFQVFALALRDAFGLT from the coding sequence ATGACCCTGCACGGCCCGCTGCTGGAGCAGGCGGGGCAGTTTGGCGGGAATGCGCTGCTGCTGACTGGCCCGGCGCGGGTGGGAAAACTGGCGGCGGCGTGGGGCATGGCGGCGGCGCAGAACTGCACTGGAGTGCGGGGCATGTACGGCGAGGCGTGCGGCGCGTGCCCGTCATGCCAGGCGCTGGCGGCGGGCGCGCACCCGGACATTCTGCTGGTGGAACCGCGCGCCACCACCACCACCGGGAAGGCCGCGCGGCGCAAGCTCATTCCCATCGGGGCCATTCTGGAAGGCCGCGACAAGAACCGGGATTATGACGTGCACGTGTACGAGTTCCTGGAAGTCCGGCCCACCTTTCAGCGCCGGGTGGTGATCGTGAACGGCGCGGAATTTCTGGGCCAGGAAGCCGCCAACGCCCTGCTGAAACTGGTGGAGGAACCCCCACACCGCGCCCTGTTCGTGTTGGTCGCCGAGGATCTCCGCGCGGTGCTGCCCACCATCGTCAGCCGCTCGGCCCGCCTGAACGTTGCGCCGGTGCCCGATCAGGAGGTGGCCCGCGCCCTGGTGCGCTCGGGGCTGGACGCTGACCAGGAACTGATCGCCTTCGCGGCGGGCCGCGCCGGGGTGCTGGACGCCGCCGAGACCGTGAAGGCCGCCCTGGGCGACGCGAAGCTGCTGGACGACGCGCTGGACACGGGCCTCCTGACCACCCTGGAAACCGCCGAGGGCCTGGAGAAACGCTGGGACGCCGCCTGGCACCCCGAGGCGCTGCGTTTCGTGTGGCGGGAGCGCCCTGCCCACCAGCGCGCCAGGGCCGACACCGCCCTCAGTGCCCTTCAGGAGGCGCTGGAAGCCTACGCCAGCCCCAGCCTCAGCTTTCAGGTGTTCGCGCTGGCGCTGCGCGACGCCTTCGGGCTGACATGA
- a CDS encoding LptF/LptG family permease, translating to MRRFERYVLDEIIPAFLGALAVVILLFLLVALQEVLAPLLAKGANPLLVGKLLALNIPWAISQALPLGLMFATLLGLSRLASDSEIKGAQAGGIPIMRLMWPVLTLALGVAALSFAIGEGVTPRTRVAEQTVQRQIIFDNPRVIGLGTRDAQGRNLVLTDSLGRAISVGELAADGTMRDLRIVTMQVGQPPREVITARSGKLSGNVLTLQDGERITYQSARPITVLTFRSGTLPVQDVQANFDQNASASGSLKPIDLPLKTLLERTNAYRLQKVAAPAEFTALHRKFSEPLAAIALTFFAVSLAVYTFRSSINLGFTWAILLAFAYYATWSVFRIMGEQGALPPALAAYAPDTIAVLAGALLLWLANRR from the coding sequence ATGAGGCGCTTCGAGCGGTACGTGCTGGACGAGATCATCCCGGCCTTCCTGGGGGCGCTGGCGGTGGTGATTCTGCTGTTCCTGCTGGTGGCCTTGCAGGAGGTGCTGGCCCCGCTGCTGGCGAAGGGCGCGAACCCGCTGCTGGTTGGCAAACTGCTGGCGCTGAATATCCCCTGGGCCATTTCGCAGGCGCTGCCGCTGGGGCTGATGTTCGCCACGCTGCTGGGGCTGTCGCGCCTGGCCTCCGATTCGGAGATCAAGGGCGCGCAGGCGGGCGGCATTCCCATCATGAGGCTGATGTGGCCGGTGCTGACGCTGGCGCTGGGCGTGGCGGCCCTGTCGTTCGCCATCGGGGAAGGCGTCACGCCGCGCACCAGGGTGGCCGAGCAGACCGTGCAGCGCCAGATCATCTTCGATAACCCGCGCGTCATTGGCCTCGGCACCCGCGACGCGCAGGGCCGTAACCTGGTCTTGACCGATTCGCTGGGCCGCGCCATCAGCGTGGGGGAGCTGGCCGCAGACGGCACCATGCGCGACCTGCGTATCGTGACCATGCAGGTGGGCCAGCCGCCGCGCGAGGTGATTACCGCCCGCAGCGGGAAACTCAGCGGCAACGTGCTGACCCTTCAGGACGGCGAGCGCATCACCTACCAGTCGGCGCGGCCCATCACGGTGCTGACCTTCCGGAGCGGCACCCTGCCCGTGCAGGACGTGCAGGCCAACTTCGATCAGAACGCCAGCGCCAGCGGTAGCCTGAAACCCATCGACCTGCCGCTGAAAACCCTGCTCGAGCGCACGAACGCCTACCGCCTCCAGAAGGTCGCCGCGCCCGCCGAATTCACCGCGCTGCACCGTAAGTTCTCCGAACCGCTGGCGGCCATCGCGCTGACCTTCTTCGCGGTGAGCCTCGCGGTGTACACCTTCCGCAGCAGCATCAACCTGGGCTTCACCTGGGCCATCCTGCTGGCTTTCGCGTACTACGCCACCTGGAGCGTGTTCCGAATTATGGGCGAGCAGGGCGCCCTGCCCCCCGCGCTGGCCGCCTACGCCCCCGACACCATCGCCGTGCTGGCGGGGGCACTGCTGCTGTGGCTGGCCAACCGCCGCTGA
- a CDS encoding LptF/LptG family permease, with protein MPNTLPRYVMREVLQMYAVGLALFMVLQMTDIIASSVGRALQTQASFGQFLTALLAYSPTLLSKTLVVAVPFSILLALSRLQKDSEVKAIAAAGVRPLNLIWPLMLPFALVGLLVFWNAGTLMPAGLEKWEATWRTIYGNGQPIPSQDRYTYAPQGGLYYAGRVESDTQGRSARLFGVMVQRGNETLTAQTGTWDAQTRTWQLDMPWRTVPGEHPQQLMTGVTVPQDDTLKRPPPDPKKTSNAQLRAELAGGDLQGETRRVYQYTLASRYADSFTPLAFALAAGALGLLFRSRVAALGGLIVFVALFYVLWFYLMPQLARVGAVQPALAAWTPSLLFLLIGGVLAWRLK; from the coding sequence GTGCCCAACACCCTGCCCCGCTACGTCATGCGCGAAGTCCTGCAAATGTACGCGGTGGGTCTGGCCCTGTTCATGGTGCTGCAAATGACCGACATCATCGCCAGTTCGGTGGGCCGCGCCCTCCAGACGCAGGCGTCCTTCGGGCAGTTCCTCACCGCGCTTCTGGCGTACTCGCCCACGCTGCTCAGCAAAACGCTGGTGGTGGCGGTGCCGTTCTCGATTCTGCTGGCGCTTTCCCGCCTGCAGAAGGACAGTGAAGTCAAAGCTATCGCGGCGGCGGGCGTGCGGCCCCTCAACCTGATCTGGCCGCTGATGCTGCCGTTTGCGCTGGTGGGCCTGCTGGTGTTCTGGAACGCCGGCACGCTGATGCCCGCCGGGCTGGAGAAGTGGGAAGCCACCTGGCGCACCATTTACGGCAACGGTCAACCCATTCCCAGTCAGGACCGGTACACCTACGCCCCGCAGGGCGGCCTGTACTACGCGGGCCGGGTCGAAAGCGACACGCAGGGCCGCAGCGCGCGGCTGTTCGGCGTGATGGTGCAGCGTGGCAACGAAACCCTGACCGCCCAGACGGGAACCTGGGACGCCCAGACCCGCACCTGGCAACTGGACATGCCGTGGCGCACCGTACCGGGCGAACACCCGCAGCAACTCATGACGGGCGTCACCGTGCCGCAGGACGACACCCTGAAACGGCCTCCCCCGGACCCGAAGAAAACCAGCAACGCGCAGCTGCGCGCCGAACTGGCCGGCGGCGACCTGCAGGGCGAAACCAGGCGCGTGTACCAGTACACCCTCGCCAGCCGTTACGCCGATTCGTTCACGCCGCTGGCCTTCGCACTGGCGGCGGGCGCCCTGGGCCTGCTCTTTCGCAGCCGTGTGGCCGCGCTGGGCGGCCTCATCGTGTTCGTGGCGCTGTTCTACGTGTTGTGGTTTTACCTGATGCCGCAACTCGCCCGTGTCGGCGCGGTGCAGCCTGCCCTGGCCGCCTGGACGCCCAGCCTGCTGTTCCTCTTGATTGGCGGCGTGCTGGCCTGGAGGCTGAAATGA
- a CDS encoding GNAT family N-acetyltransferase, which produces MQVTLREWQTGDEAAAVRWSRDRAFCRANGWTPDLSAQQVREWWRERGEQAGHLRMIEVDGGLVGYAEWQDVQGGEAELGIAIGDSDLWGQGVGTQAGKQMLAWAFGELGLRRVWAEVHEPNARSLALMRRLGLREVSRNGTGEYQGAVVSMVQFELLCGEKRINRPAEA; this is translated from the coding sequence ATGCAGGTGACTTTGCGCGAGTGGCAAACCGGGGATGAGGCCGCGGCGGTGCGCTGGAGCCGTGACCGGGCCTTTTGCCGGGCCAACGGCTGGACGCCCGATCTGTCGGCGCAGCAGGTGCGCGAGTGGTGGCGTGAGCGCGGTGAGCAGGCCGGCCACCTGAGGATGATCGAGGTGGACGGTGGGCTGGTGGGCTATGCCGAGTGGCAGGACGTGCAAGGCGGCGAGGCCGAACTGGGGATCGCCATCGGGGACAGTGATCTGTGGGGCCAGGGGGTGGGGACGCAGGCAGGAAAGCAAATGCTGGCCTGGGCTTTTGGTGAGCTGGGGCTGCGGCGCGTGTGGGCCGAGGTGCATGAACCCAACGCCCGCTCGCTGGCGCTGATGCGCCGGCTGGGCCTGCGGGAGGTCAGCAGAAACGGCACCGGGGAGTACCAGGGTGCCGTGGTGTCGATGGTTCAGTTCGAGTTGTTGTGCGGGGAAAAGAGAATCAACCGGCCTGCGGAGGCGTGA
- the ddrC gene encoding DNA damage response protein DdrC, translating into MTNLPLTLEFGSVRLPASADGQLYAPTALLALGIEMPGDWQSFADLNDLELQTRDFGAGLEPSLSVPEFTRLAFTFETTEARRWRRRAQDMLARAMQGDIRLAAQIAEANPDPEARRWLAARLESTGARRELMSTVARHGGQGRVYGQLGSISNRSVLGTDSATIRRVRGVKQTRDGLSSTELLRLAYLDTATARAIQEHGAHGNTAILQLHEHVARKERLNWVTPPQAG; encoded by the coding sequence ATGACGAACCTACCGCTCACTCTGGAATTCGGCTCGGTTCGCCTGCCCGCCAGTGCGGATGGGCAACTGTACGCCCCCACCGCCCTGCTGGCCCTCGGCATCGAGATGCCGGGCGACTGGCAGAGCTTCGCTGACCTCAACGACCTCGAACTGCAAACGCGCGATTTCGGCGCCGGGCTGGAACCCAGCCTCAGCGTTCCGGAATTCACGCGCCTGGCCTTTACTTTCGAGACCACCGAAGCGCGGCGCTGGCGCCGGCGTGCCCAGGACATGCTGGCGCGCGCCATGCAGGGCGATATTCGCCTGGCCGCCCAGATTGCCGAAGCCAATCCCGATCCCGAAGCCCGCCGCTGGCTGGCCGCCCGCCTGGAAAGCACCGGCGCCCGCCGCGAACTGATGAGCACCGTGGCCCGCCACGGCGGTCAGGGCCGCGTATACGGCCAACTGGGCAGCATCAGCAACCGCAGCGTGCTGGGCACCGACAGCGCCACCATTCGCCGCGTCCGGGGCGTCAAGCAGACCCGCGACGGCCTGAGCAGCACCGAACTGCTGAGGCTGGCCTACCTGGACACCGCCACTGCCAGGGCCATTCAGGAGCACGGCGCCCACGGCAATACCGCCATCCTGCAACTGCACGAGCATGTGGCCCGCAAGGAGCGCCTGAACTGGGTCACGCCTCCGCAGGCCGGTTGA
- a CDS encoding acetate--CoA ligase has translation MTEPQASQPQAAPQRIPTPRSVVQRLQYDPQADIERAAQDAEAFWLEQAKTFVWTKEPGQALKWDRPHHTWFADGETNITLNALDRYAKGEARTRAALIWITEDEQAHIYTYGTLHDRVERFAAGLQSIGVKKGDRVIIYIPLTPEGVIAMLACARIGAVHSVVYAGLGAGALRDRIEDAGAKVVITADVGYRRGKLVDLYAIAAEAIQELVGVDYLVLHERITSLHREHDSRTVDFQELMKQGKAEAVPVNAEDPLFILYTSGSTGKPKGVVHTHGGYMVGTSYHMKALYDVHPGDVFFCTSDIGWIVGHSYIVYGPLVSGSTIMFREGAPDYPDTGVLWRLIEKFAVNVLFTAPTTLRMFMKLGEQVLKPYDLSTLRVVACAGEALNPEAWRWAQEHLGGGTGEGAHAVVIDNWWQTELGAPTIGTHPRWPARPGYAGKPLAGVDADVVDEQGNPVPVGQQGYLVIRKPFPSMMRGIHGNPEKYAEVWNENPAGYTSGDLAMKDEDGYISILGRSDDVLSVAGHRIGSADVEDSLVSHPAVAEAAVIGVPDAIKGEAIHAYVILRRGFEGQVGRGLRASITEHVRHTLGPIGTPAAIEVVETLPKTRSGKIMRRVLRAQAMGQDPGDLTTLEG, from the coding sequence ATGACTGAACCTCAAGCGAGTCAGCCTCAGGCCGCGCCCCAGCGCATTCCTACCCCCAGAAGCGTCGTGCAGCGCCTCCAGTACGATCCACAGGCCGACATCGAGCGCGCCGCGCAGGATGCCGAGGCCTTCTGGCTGGAGCAGGCGAAAACCTTCGTGTGGACAAAAGAACCTGGCCAGGCCCTGAAGTGGGACAGGCCCCACCACACCTGGTTTGCCGACGGCGAGACGAACATCACCCTGAACGCCCTCGACCGGTACGCGAAGGGCGAAGCCCGCACCAGAGCGGCGCTGATCTGGATTACCGAGGACGAGCAGGCCCACATCTACACCTACGGCACGCTGCATGACCGGGTGGAACGCTTCGCGGCCGGGCTACAGAGCATCGGCGTGAAAAAGGGCGACCGGGTGATCATCTACATACCCCTGACCCCCGAGGGCGTGATCGCCATGCTGGCCTGCGCCCGCATAGGCGCGGTGCATAGCGTGGTGTACGCGGGCCTGGGCGCGGGGGCGCTGCGTGACCGCATCGAGGACGCCGGGGCGAAAGTCGTGATCACCGCCGACGTGGGCTACCGGCGCGGCAAACTCGTGGACCTGTACGCCATTGCCGCCGAGGCCATCCAGGAACTGGTGGGCGTGGATTACCTGGTGCTGCACGAGCGCATCACCAGCCTGCACCGCGAGCACGACAGCCGCACGGTGGATTTCCAGGAACTCATGAAACAGGGCAAGGCCGAGGCTGTTCCGGTGAACGCCGAAGACCCGCTGTTCATCCTGTACACCTCCGGCAGCACCGGCAAACCCAAGGGGGTCGTTCACACGCACGGCGGCTACATGGTGGGCACCAGCTACCACATGAAAGCGCTGTACGACGTTCACCCCGGCGACGTGTTCTTCTGCACCTCGGACATCGGCTGGATCGTGGGGCACAGTTACATCGTGTACGGCCCGCTGGTGTCCGGCAGCACCATCATGTTCCGCGAGGGTGCCCCCGACTACCCCGACACCGGCGTGCTGTGGCGACTCATCGAGAAATTCGCCGTGAACGTGCTGTTCACCGCGCCCACCACCCTGCGCATGTTCATGAAACTGGGCGAACAGGTCTTGAAACCCTACGACCTCTCGACCCTGCGCGTGGTCGCCTGCGCGGGCGAGGCCCTGAACCCCGAGGCGTGGCGCTGGGCGCAGGAACATCTCGGGGGCGGCACCGGGGAAGGCGCGCACGCGGTCGTGATCGACAACTGGTGGCAGACCGAACTGGGCGCCCCCACCATCGGCACGCACCCGCGCTGGCCCGCCCGGCCCGGCTACGCCGGCAAGCCGCTGGCGGGCGTGGACGCCGACGTGGTGGATGAGCAGGGAAATCCCGTCCCGGTGGGCCAGCAGGGGTATCTGGTGATTCGCAAGCCTTTCCCCAGCATGATGCGCGGCATTCACGGCAACCCCGAGAAGTACGCCGAAGTCTGGAACGAAAATCCCGCCGGCTACACCTCGGGCGACCTCGCCATGAAGGATGAGGACGGGTACATCAGCATCCTGGGCCGCAGCGACGACGTGCTCTCGGTCGCGGGGCACCGCATCGGGTCAGCGGATGTCGAGGACTCGCTGGTCAGCCACCCCGCCGTGGCCGAAGCGGCTGTGATCGGCGTACCAGACGCCATCAAGGGTGAAGCCATCCACGCCTACGTGATTCTGCGCCGCGGCTTCGAGGGGCAGGTCGGGCGCGGCCTGCGCGCCTCCATCACCGAACACGTGCGCCACACCCTCGGCCCTATCGGCACGCCCGCCGCCATCGAGGTCGTCGAAACCCTGCCCAAGACCCGCAGCGGCAAGATCATGCGCCGGGTGCTGCGGGCGCAGGCCATGGGCCAGGACCCTGGCGACCTCACCACGCTGGAGGGGTAG